In Bombyx mori chromosome 11, ASM3026992v2, one genomic interval encodes:
- the LOC101742083 gene encoding LSM12 homolog A, with amino-acid sequence MSAVVSDCFTIGSIVATRTCYNENIEGEVLAFDPQTKMLILKCQSSSGNPKRHDVNIVNLSLVSDVQIKKEVSTVPEPPQSLNLHRLNTRVRNSIENKRRLVSALSACLDPEGQRLFMAIARVIDDVSWAGQSIRVYNNKIHQVMITPPYKVDDVIGEKDSQSYNYIKKFVERHWRDRPTPAPQQ; translated from the exons ATGTCGGCCGTCGTTTCGGACTGCTTCACGATCGGCAGTATAGTCGCCACGCGCACCTGTTACAACGAAAACATCGAAGGAGAGGTCCTAGCTTTCGATCCTCAAACAAAAATGTTGATTCTGAAATGCCAATCGTCCAGCGGCAATCCGAAACGGCACGACGTCAACATCGTGAACCTGTCCCTCGTCAGCGACGTTCAAATCAAGAAGGAAGTATCCACGGTACCAGAGCCCCCCCAATCATTGAACTTGCACAGATTGAACACAAGAGTTAGAAATTCTATTGAAAACAAACGAAGATTG GTATCAGCATTATCTGCATGCCTAGACCCTGAAGGACAAAGACTGTTCATGGCGATAGCTAGAGTGATTGACGACGTGTCCTGGGCCGGACAGAGCATCCGagtatacaataacaaaatacacCAAGTAATGATCACACCTCCATATAAG GTCGATGACGTCATAGGCGAAAAGGATTCCCAGTCGTATAATTATATTAAGAAATTCGTAGAAAGACACTGGCGCGATCGTCCCACGCCTGCGCCCCAACAATAA